A stretch of the Pseudosulfitobacter pseudonitzschiae genome encodes the following:
- a CDS encoding recombinase family protein gives MPLIGYARVSTEDQLPLPQSQALKSAGCAEIHEEQASGGNRARPVLARVLERIGKGDTLVVVRIDRLARSLSHLLEVIERLEAKGAFFRSIQDPIDTGSPQGKFTLQVLGAAAEFERALIRERTKAGLASARTKGRVGGNPGLRAKDPAALRKVRLARQDGYMERLNETAQDWVPHVRRLRPDLAWEDVVRIINGLLPESRRWTQSHLLRAVKAYVRDGFLSAEVLARAGRRETDDRLPAIVAAIKGADPDITLKAVCTRLEAMRERTPRGRTSWQPSSVNMLLERAEKLGLLG, from the coding sequence ATGCCCCTGATAGGTTACGCCCGGGTCTCAACCGAGGATCAACTCCCCCTGCCCCAGTCGCAGGCCCTGAAATCCGCGGGTTGCGCCGAGATCCATGAAGAACAGGCCTCGGGCGGAAATCGCGCGCGGCCTGTGCTTGCGCGGGTGTTGGAACGCATCGGCAAGGGCGACACGCTGGTGGTCGTTCGGATCGACCGACTGGCGCGGTCGCTGTCGCATCTGCTGGAGGTGATCGAGCGGCTGGAGGCCAAGGGTGCTTTCTTCCGCTCGATCCAGGACCCCATCGACACCGGATCCCCGCAGGGCAAGTTCACGTTGCAAGTGCTGGGGGCCGCGGCCGAGTTTGAGCGCGCCCTGATCCGGGAACGCACCAAGGCCGGTCTCGCCAGCGCGCGCACAAAGGGCCGCGTGGGCGGGAACCCTGGGCTGCGGGCCAAAGACCCCGCTGCTCTTCGCAAAGTGCGGCTGGCGCGACAGGACGGCTACATGGAGCGTCTGAACGAGACGGCTCAAGATTGGGTGCCCCATGTGCGCCGGTTGCGACCCGACTTGGCCTGGGAAGACGTAGTGCGCATCATCAACGGCCTCTTGCCCGAGTCGCGTCGCTGGACCCAAAGCCATCTCCTGCGCGCTGTGAAGGCCTATGTCCGCGACGGCTTCCTGTCTGCCGAGGTGCTGGCCCGCGCCGGGCGCCGCGAAACCGACGACCGCCTGCCCGCCATCGTTGCCGCGATCAAGGGCGCGGATCCCGACATCACGCTTAAGGCGGTCTGCACCCGGCTGGAAGCGATGCGCGAGCGCACGCCCCGCGGGCGCACAAGCTGGCAGCCGTCATCGGTCAACATGCTGTTGGAGCGCGCGGAGAAGTTGGGGTTGCTGGGGTAA
- the nadS gene encoding NadS family protein, which yields MSVFESVSKGLEEALAFADGDTSGAKVHKVSVADVDVVEVRQRTGLSQAEFAKSIGVAKGTLLNWEHGRRHPTGPAQVLLALIAKKPSVVQDLLRSA from the coding sequence ATGAGTGTATTTGAATCCGTGTCCAAGGGCCTGGAAGAGGCGTTGGCATTTGCGGATGGCGACACCTCCGGTGCTAAGGTCCACAAGGTGTCGGTTGCTGACGTCGACGTGGTCGAAGTTCGCCAGAGAACTGGTCTCTCACAGGCAGAATTCGCCAAAAGCATAGGCGTGGCGAAAGGCACGCTTTTGAACTGGGAACATGGGCGCAGACACCCGACAGGCCCCGCTCAAGTCCTGCTGGCCTTGATCGCAAAAAAGCCATCTGTCGTGCAGGATCTGCTGCGGAGCGCTTAA
- the repA gene encoding plasmid partitioning protein RepA, translated as MTEPQTPKAETIATTIAAHAARLSEALNVHMRNSFQPDSRKVLRKFHPAEVSELTGISMSNLRTRHQEGDFPEVQTDLRGRRLYSATEIDQIRHVMARTGRNGATYLPGRRNGDALQVISIVNFKGGSSKTTTAIHLAQRYALRGYRVLAVDMDPQASLTTMFGYRPEIEFAETGTIYDSLRYQDPVPLSQVVRKTYFHNLDLAPAGLLLSEYETETAYALQHKLDPPFTQRLAIALDEIEADYDIVIIDCPPQLGFTTMTALLASTGLLITVVPSMLDVASMAQFLEMAGETVQTLEEATGPIDWSFLKFLIARYEPTDVPQSQMAGFLRSILLDQVLTMPMLKSTAISDAGMTQQTIYELDPSQVVKKTRDRILESVNGVADEFEKTIQAAWGRKAE; from the coding sequence GTGACGGAACCACAAACACCCAAGGCAGAGACCATCGCTACGACGATTGCGGCCCATGCGGCTCGCCTCTCAGAGGCGTTGAACGTACATATGCGCAATAGTTTTCAGCCCGACAGCCGCAAAGTCCTGCGCAAGTTCCACCCTGCCGAGGTATCCGAACTGACCGGCATCAGCATGTCCAATCTGCGCACTCGCCATCAAGAAGGCGATTTTCCCGAGGTTCAGACCGATCTGCGCGGGCGTAGGCTCTATTCCGCCACCGAAATTGACCAAATCCGGCATGTAATGGCCCGCACCGGGCGGAATGGCGCAACCTATCTACCTGGCCGCCGGAATGGTGATGCCTTGCAGGTGATCTCCATCGTCAATTTCAAGGGTGGTTCCAGCAAGACCACGACGGCCATCCATCTGGCGCAACGCTATGCGTTACGTGGCTATCGCGTGCTGGCGGTAGATATGGACCCCCAGGCCAGCCTGACCACGATGTTCGGCTACCGCCCCGAGATCGAATTTGCCGAAACCGGCACAATTTACGATTCGTTAAGATACCAGGACCCGGTGCCATTAAGCCAAGTGGTGCGCAAAACCTATTTCCACAATCTTGACCTTGCTCCGGCGGGATTGTTGCTGTCCGAATATGAGACCGAAACAGCCTATGCGCTACAGCATAAGCTGGACCCGCCGTTCACACAGCGTTTGGCGATCGCGCTGGACGAGATTGAAGCGGATTATGACATCGTCATCATCGATTGCCCGCCACAACTGGGTTTTACCACGATGACGGCGCTACTGGCCTCAACCGGGTTGCTGATCACGGTGGTGCCCAGCATGCTGGATGTGGCATCTATGGCGCAATTCCTTGAAATGGCTGGTGAAACTGTCCAAACTCTGGAGGAGGCCACCGGTCCGATTGACTGGTCGTTCCTGAAATTCTTGATTGCACGCTATGAACCGACCGATGTGCCGCAATCCCAGATGGCAGGATTTCTTCGCTCGATCCTGTTGGATCAGGTCTTGACCATGCCGATGCTGAAATCCACCGCGATTTCAGATGCGGGCATGACGCAGCAGACGATTTATGAACTTGACCCCAGTCAGGTGGTGAAAAAGACCCGTGACCGCATCTTGGAAAGCGTGAACGGCGTGGCTGATGAGTTTGAAAAGACGATCCAGGCCGCCTGGGGCAGAAAGGCTGAGTGA
- the repB gene encoding plasmid partitioning protein RepB: MARRNLFQPPVPPDAAAETKAAPAEARSRFPNTGAMSGMKSTLKDLSSNAVRDIPVDQIVEDGPKDRLAFSDADVASLAESIRQHGQQVPIMVRPAPNQPGLFQIIYGRRRLRALRVLGIPAKALVRSLSDAEAVLAQGQENTERLDPSFIEKALFAAELADTGYEQPVILDALAIDKPMLSRMAKVARAIPEQVIKCIGSAHGIGRRRWEDLADQVRNDGIDLIAIVAALDLEKFTQSDDRFSRISTAAAQHRKGAQAQSRAPALSVLADDGTQLAEIKDSTRALTVKLSKTQTPEFARWMHENAETTLKRLYQAWQTGKEPD; the protein is encoded by the coding sequence ATGGCACGCAGAAACCTGTTCCAACCCCCTGTCCCGCCCGACGCCGCCGCCGAAACCAAGGCTGCGCCAGCCGAAGCGCGCAGCCGGTTTCCAAACACTGGCGCGATGTCCGGGATGAAATCCACTCTTAAGGATTTGTCGAGCAATGCAGTGCGCGATATTCCGGTTGACCAGATTGTCGAGGATGGGCCGAAGGATCGACTGGCGTTCAGCGACGCCGATGTCGCGAGTCTGGCCGAAAGTATCCGCCAACACGGCCAACAAGTACCAATCATGGTACGTCCTGCCCCCAATCAGCCGGGTCTGTTCCAGATCATCTATGGCCGTCGCCGGTTACGCGCTTTGCGCGTTCTGGGCATCCCAGCCAAAGCTTTGGTCCGGTCCCTGTCGGACGCCGAAGCGGTGCTGGCGCAGGGGCAGGAGAACACGGAACGTCTAGATCCCAGCTTTATCGAAAAGGCGCTGTTCGCTGCTGAGTTGGCCGATACCGGCTACGAGCAGCCAGTGATCCTTGATGCTCTGGCAATCGATAAGCCGATGCTGTCGCGCATGGCTAAGGTGGCCCGCGCAATTCCTGAACAGGTGATCAAATGTATCGGATCGGCGCATGGGATCGGTCGTCGGCGCTGGGAAGATCTGGCAGACCAAGTGCGCAATGACGGGATCGATTTGATTGCCATTGTTGCAGCTCTTGATTTGGAGAAGTTCACACAATCAGATGACAGATTCTCTCGCATCAGCACCGCCGCCGCACAACATCGCAAGGGTGCGCAGGCACAGTCCCGAGCCCCAGCCCTGTCAGTACTGGCCGATGACGGCACACAGTTGGCAGAAATCAAGGATTCAACCCGCGCGCTGACGGTTAAACTTTCCAAAACCCAGACACCCGAATTTGCCCGGTGGATGCATGAAAACGCAGAAACCACGCTCAAGCGCCTGTATCAGGCGTGGCAGACAGGCAAAGAGCCTGATTGA
- the repC gene encoding plasmid replication protein RepC, with protein MAFIPATAPFGERASPVLSADNPTPDRHIVIDLLRRAAPLIGLTPPIIATLDAMISCLPPKRKHHTVFASNATLTFRRNGISDRTIRRHVLVLQEAGLLTRHDSPNRKRFTKTNSQAGTMLRFGFDLSPLYKQLPQIAALAADATAQQEQIAYIKTKIRAVANELVSQDPNHPDGTQALRLLRRKLTLEACENLLADLDTAPLPAEHTDTGTIKMSAADSQNVRHHHNSNKEHIDKEEPPAHTDQLPLSVPELLASCPEAGQYALRKIESFADVIAHARSLAPMIGIDDRTYQTAQDHIGPLATATTIWAMMQFYDRIKKAGAYFRAITIGSKSEGFDPVRLIRQLAASHDLRANNCPRTT; from the coding sequence ATGGCTTTTATTCCCGCCACCGCCCCCTTTGGGGAGCGGGCAAGTCCAGTATTGTCCGCGGACAATCCGACTCCCGACCGACATATTGTGATTGATCTGTTGCGCAGGGCCGCACCGCTGATTGGGTTGACCCCACCAATAATTGCAACGCTGGATGCAATGATCTCTTGCTTACCCCCTAAACGCAAGCACCACACAGTTTTTGCGTCAAACGCTACATTGACCTTCCGCCGCAACGGTATTTCGGACCGCACGATCCGGCGACATGTCTTGGTCTTGCAAGAAGCCGGTCTGTTGACCCGTCACGACAGCCCCAACCGAAAACGCTTTACCAAGACGAACAGCCAAGCAGGCACAATGCTCCGTTTCGGTTTTGACTTGTCGCCGCTCTATAAACAACTCCCGCAGATTGCTGCATTAGCTGCCGATGCCACCGCACAGCAAGAACAGATCGCCTATATCAAGACAAAGATCCGCGCCGTGGCCAATGAACTAGTAAGCCAAGATCCAAACCATCCTGACGGAACACAGGCCCTGCGACTGCTGCGCCGCAAACTGACACTTGAGGCTTGCGAAAACCTCTTGGCAGACCTGGACACCGCGCCCTTGCCTGCTGAGCACACTGATACCGGAACAATAAAAATGTCCGCCGCAGACAGCCAAAATGTCCGGCACCATCATAACTCAAATAAAGAACATATTGATAAAGAAGAGCCACCTGCACATACAGACCAACTGCCGCTATCAGTCCCAGAACTGTTGGCAAGCTGTCCAGAGGCTGGCCAATATGCACTAAGAAAGATCGAAAGCTTTGCTGACGTCATCGCCCATGCACGCAGTCTCGCACCCATGATCGGGATCGATGACCGAACCTATCAGACTGCACAAGACCATATCGGGCCATTGGCCACAGCGACAACGATTTGGGCAATGATGCAGTTTTATGATCGCATCAAGAAAGCAGGTGCTTATTTCAGAGCCATAACCATTGGAAGTAAAAGCGAAGGATTTGATCCAGTGCGACTTATCCGACAACTTGCCGCATCACATGACCTGCGCGCTAACAATTGTCCGCGGACAACTTGA
- a CDS encoding ABC transporter substrate-binding protein, producing the protein MNRIITAALVAAISVAASSAVFADTIKVGVIAPFSGPFAIYGKQYREAIETYVAQNGTAAGEHEIEFIYKDVGGPNPDNSRALAQELLIREQVDYLAGFTFTPNALAVAPLIEQSQTPTVIFNAATSSINKESGYFLRTSYTLWQVSAPLAEWAYDQGMRTVAITVSDYGPGIDAENAFKAAFEAKGGEVVDAIRMPLSTTDFTPFIQRVRDADPDAVFTFLPGGPPTFTYTKTYNENGLAQAGIKFLGTAETEEVNLQGLGDDAIGLTTAYHYSGAHDSDMNRDFKAKLTELFPDAVANWASVGAYDGTHLIYQMVAAAGSDGPAAVESALGLEWESPRGTVKMDSDTRTVIQNVYIREVERDSTTGELVNREKGVIATVGDLGWTQ; encoded by the coding sequence ATGAACCGTATTATCACAGCGGCGCTTGTCGCCGCGATCAGCGTCGCCGCTTCAAGCGCGGTCTTTGCCGACACGATTAAGGTGGGTGTCATTGCGCCGTTCTCCGGTCCGTTTGCCATATATGGCAAGCAATACCGCGAAGCGATTGAAACCTATGTCGCGCAGAACGGAACTGCCGCAGGCGAGCACGAGATAGAATTTATCTACAAGGATGTCGGCGGTCCGAACCCTGACAACTCGCGCGCTCTGGCGCAGGAACTGTTGATCCGTGAGCAGGTTGATTACCTCGCCGGCTTCACTTTCACACCCAACGCTTTGGCTGTGGCGCCGCTGATCGAGCAGAGCCAGACCCCAACAGTCATTTTCAACGCCGCTACCTCTTCGATCAACAAAGAGAGCGGTTATTTCCTACGTACAAGCTACACACTCTGGCAGGTGTCCGCACCGCTGGCCGAGTGGGCTTACGATCAGGGCATGCGAACGGTTGCGATAACCGTTTCCGACTATGGCCCTGGAATTGATGCCGAGAATGCGTTCAAGGCGGCATTCGAGGCCAAGGGCGGAGAGGTGGTGGACGCCATCCGCATGCCACTTTCGACCACTGATTTCACACCGTTTATCCAGCGTGTGCGGGATGCTGATCCGGATGCGGTCTTCACTTTCCTGCCGGGCGGTCCGCCAACGTTTACCTATACAAAAACCTATAACGAGAATGGCCTGGCCCAGGCCGGGATCAAGTTCCTGGGCACAGCCGAAACGGAAGAAGTCAACCTGCAGGGGTTGGGCGACGACGCTATTGGGCTGACCACAGCCTATCACTACTCCGGCGCACATGACTCCGACATGAATCGAGACTTCAAAGCGAAACTGACAGAGCTCTTCCCGGATGCGGTCGCGAATTGGGCTTCGGTCGGGGCATATGACGGCACGCATCTGATTTACCAGATGGTTGCGGCGGCAGGCAGCGACGGACCTGCGGCGGTGGAGTCGGCGCTTGGTCTGGAATGGGAAAGCCCGCGTGGGACCGTCAAGATGGACTCGGACACCCGCACTGTCATTCAGAACGTTTACATCCGTGAAGTGGAACGCGACAGCACCACTGGTGAGTTGGTGAACCGCGAAAAGGGTGTCATCGCCACAGTCGGGGATCTGGGCTGGACCCAATAA
- a CDS encoding branched-chain amino acid ABC transporter permease, with protein sequence MTLFMNIAVDGIAYGMILFMISVGLSVTMGLMRVVNLAHGGFALLGGTFAHWFTQELGLPFWPAVLLAIMATIAIALPLERVIYRRIYGFGDLQQVLATIGLTFLMIASVNYWQGSSLLSIPLPENLKQSVDLGFRTLPVHRLVVITVGLAAILGLWLLLERTLFGIRLRAAVDNRGTASALGIDTDWIFMAAFGLGAGLAALGGILGAEILPIDAYYPVRYMVLFLIVVAVGGMGSIAGSFIAALGLGTLETATRYLVPDYATIVFFTFVIVLLAVRPQGLLGKAHT encoded by the coding sequence ATGACATTATTTATGAACATCGCCGTGGACGGGATCGCCTACGGGATGATCCTTTTCATGATCTCGGTAGGGCTGTCGGTCACGATGGGACTGATGCGTGTCGTGAATTTGGCCCATGGCGGTTTTGCCCTGCTCGGCGGCACATTTGCGCACTGGTTTACCCAAGAACTGGGCTTGCCTTTCTGGCCCGCAGTTCTGTTGGCGATCATGGCCACGATCGCTATTGCACTGCCGCTCGAGCGAGTGATTTATCGGAGGATCTATGGTTTTGGTGACCTGCAGCAGGTGCTCGCCACGATCGGTTTGACCTTTTTAATGATCGCCTCGGTCAATTACTGGCAAGGGTCGTCGCTCCTCAGCATTCCATTGCCGGAGAACCTCAAGCAAAGCGTCGATCTTGGCTTTCGCACGCTGCCGGTACATCGGCTCGTGGTCATCACGGTCGGTCTGGCCGCGATACTCGGACTCTGGCTGCTTCTGGAGAGGACGCTGTTCGGCATCCGCCTGCGCGCCGCCGTGGATAACCGGGGTACCGCGTCGGCGTTGGGGATCGACACCGACTGGATCTTCATGGCTGCCTTCGGGCTGGGGGCCGGGCTGGCAGCCCTCGGCGGGATATTGGGCGCCGAGATCCTGCCGATAGATGCCTATTACCCGGTACGCTACATGGTCCTGTTCCTGATCGTGGTCGCCGTCGGCGGCATGGGCTCCATCGCGGGGTCATTCATCGCCGCGCTGGGGCTGGGAACGCTCGAAACCGCGACCCGGTATCTCGTGCCGGATTACGCCACCATCGTCTTCTTCACCTTCGTCATCGTCCTGCTGGCTGTGCGCCCGCAAGGCCTACTTGGGAAAGCACACACATGA
- a CDS encoding branched-chain amino acid ABC transporter permease, giving the protein MKTWGPPLLLMTLMVVLYFALPFNLAFLTRILIMIVLVLSLDLVLGHAGIATLGQAALYGAGAYAAGLFAIHVWADPLAGLLVGIGAGAILAFVSGLVLMRTQGLTLIMLTIAVASICLEIANKARDVTGGADGLRGIRMEPVLGLFAFDFIGKTGFWYSLAVAALVFLFLAFLTRAPFGLSLRGIHESQDRMAAIGVSVYWRRVTAYTIGGGIAGLAGALAAQITQLVSLESFSFTLSAEALIMLILGGTGRLYGAIIGTMIFMFVHHWAAANDPFNWLFVIGVLVLSVVFFLPKGIIAAPPALASLFKGGRHAGS; this is encoded by the coding sequence ATGAAAACCTGGGGACCGCCTCTACTGCTCATGACGCTCATGGTCGTGCTTTACTTTGCGCTGCCGTTCAACCTGGCGTTTTTGACACGCATTCTGATCATGATTGTACTTGTTCTGTCGCTGGATCTGGTGCTTGGCCATGCGGGCATCGCCACGCTAGGTCAGGCAGCCCTCTACGGCGCCGGAGCCTATGCCGCCGGGCTTTTTGCCATTCATGTCTGGGCAGATCCCCTGGCCGGTCTGTTGGTCGGGATCGGGGCGGGCGCCATCCTTGCCTTTGTCTCGGGGCTTGTGCTGATGCGCACGCAGGGGCTGACACTGATCATGCTGACGATCGCGGTGGCCTCGATCTGTCTGGAAATCGCCAACAAGGCCCGTGATGTGACTGGCGGTGCTGACGGCCTGCGCGGCATCCGCATGGAGCCGGTGCTGGGCCTCTTCGCCTTCGATTTCATCGGCAAGACCGGGTTCTGGTATTCGCTGGCGGTGGCTGCGCTGGTTTTCCTGTTCTTGGCCTTTCTGACCCGCGCTCCGTTTGGCCTGTCGCTACGCGGTATCCATGAAAGCCAGGACCGTATGGCCGCCATCGGTGTGTCCGTCTATTGGCGCAGGGTTACGGCCTATACAATTGGCGGGGGCATTGCCGGGCTTGCGGGGGCGCTTGCGGCCCAGATCACGCAGCTTGTCAGTCTTGAAAGCTTCTCGTTCACCCTTTCGGCTGAGGCGCTCATCATGCTTATCCTAGGAGGGACCGGCCGTTTGTATGGTGCGATTATCGGCACCATGATCTTCATGTTTGTGCATCATTGGGCGGCAGCGAACGATCCTTTCAACTGGCTTTTCGTCATCGGTGTTCTTGTGTTGTCGGTCGTCTTTTTCCTTCCCAAGGGGATCATCGCGGCACCACCTGCGCTTGCCTCGCTTTTCAAGGGAGGGCGCCATGCTGGGTCTTGA
- a CDS encoding ABC transporter ATP-binding protein, whose translation MLGLEVRGLSKRFGGLTVAEDIDFDLRPGDRKALIGPNGAGKSTFSNLVTGIIAPSSGTIRFDGSDIRSCNEAQRVKLGIAKTFQITNLFRELTVRENLRLPILERKGKGYRFFKRANSDTRIEAEVSALLEQFALAALADTKVADLAYGQQRLIELALTLALKPRVLILDEPAAGVPSSETHLIIDALERLPADLAVLIIEHDMDLVFRLASQIVVLVQGRILTEGTPAEIAANERVRELYLGGSHD comes from the coding sequence ATGCTGGGTCTTGAAGTCCGGGGGTTGTCCAAGCGGTTTGGCGGTTTGACAGTGGCCGAGGATATCGACTTCGATCTGAGACCGGGTGATCGCAAGGCGCTGATCGGTCCCAACGGCGCAGGCAAGAGTACTTTCTCGAACCTTGTAACTGGCATCATCGCCCCGTCTTCCGGAACCATCCGGTTTGATGGCAGCGACATCCGTTCCTGCAACGAGGCTCAGCGCGTCAAGCTGGGGATCGCCAAGACCTTTCAGATCACCAACCTATTTCGCGAACTCACCGTGCGCGAGAACCTGCGCCTGCCGATCCTGGAACGAAAAGGCAAAGGCTATCGCTTTTTCAAACGCGCCAATAGCGATACCAGGATCGAAGCCGAAGTTTCTGCCCTTCTCGAACAATTTGCCCTTGCAGCTTTGGCCGACACCAAGGTGGCCGATCTCGCCTATGGGCAACAACGCCTGATAGAGCTTGCCCTGACCTTGGCGCTCAAGCCGCGCGTGCTGATCCTTGATGAACCGGCAGCGGGGGTGCCTTCGTCGGAGACACATTTGATCATCGACGCTTTGGAGCGGCTACCTGCTGACCTAGCGGTCTTGATTATCGAACATGATATGGATCTTGTCTTCCGCTTGGCCAGCCAGATCGTTGTGCTGGTCCAGGGCCGCATCCTCACCGAGGGCACGCCTGCTGAGATCGCGGCGAACGAGAGGGTCCGTGAACTTTACCTCGGAGGTAGCCATGACTGA
- a CDS encoding ABC transporter ATP-binding protein, translating to MTDGLILSNVTAGYGPTYVLDRVNLSLLPGDRLAVIGRNGAGKTTLLSTIMGLAKLHNGSIQLHGKPIQALSPHQRSSLGLGLVPQTRDIFRSLTVEENLLAVKRGTATLDEAYSMFPRLKERRKNGGGQLSGGEQQMLSIARTLMTGPEILLLDEPLEGLAPVICEQLMQVFENIASDGRRSVVFVEQHATAALRFADRAILMANGAIVHEGPAADLLARPDLLNRHIGVALST from the coding sequence ATGACTGACGGTCTGATCCTGTCAAACGTGACTGCGGGCTATGGCCCAACCTATGTCTTAGATCGCGTGAACCTTTCATTGCTTCCCGGCGACCGTTTGGCCGTGATTGGACGCAATGGCGCGGGCAAGACCACACTTTTGTCGACGATTATGGGACTGGCGAAGCTGCATAACGGCTCAATCCAGCTTCATGGCAAACCGATACAGGCATTGTCACCTCATCAACGATCAAGTCTGGGGCTGGGTCTTGTGCCTCAAACGCGCGATATTTTCCGGTCCCTTACGGTCGAGGAGAACCTGCTTGCCGTAAAGCGCGGCACCGCCACACTGGATGAGGCCTACAGCATGTTTCCTCGCCTCAAGGAACGTCGCAAGAATGGTGGAGGACAGTTGTCAGGAGGCGAACAGCAGATGCTGTCCATCGCGCGCACGCTGATGACCGGTCCTGAAATCCTGTTGCTGGATGAGCCGCTCGAAGGGCTTGCGCCCGTCATCTGCGAGCAACTCATGCAGGTGTTCGAGAATATCGCAAGTGATGGCCGCCGTTCTGTCGTTTTCGTCGAACAACACGCCACCGCGGCTCTTCGATTTGCCGACCGCGCTATCCTGATGGCCAACGGCGCCATCGTCCACGAAGGACCAGCCGCAGATTTGCTGGCCCGTCCCGATCTGCTCAACCGCCACATCGGCGTTGCGCTCAGCACTTGA
- a CDS encoding cytochrome P450, translating to MTLIEGHRSLTPDAGIPVLDIDPYADATLRNPTPYYTALRDAGPLVYVPHYNVLAVGRYEETRQTFSDHETFVSSRGIGLNDFNLEKPWRPPSIILEVDPPDHTKTRKVMSKALSPKVVRTLMDDFLATAEALVDRLLEQSEIEGVADLAEAFPTAVFPRAVGMKDVNPRHLVDYGAIVFNAVGPDNSPRRQAMSRAAEVGGWISAACARGRLTDDGLGAQVYAAADAGEITSDEAGMLVRSFLSAGVDTTVTGIGNALWCFSQNPSQWEALKADPSLVRPSFEEVLRYTSPVHTFLRTANIDTHIADHPVPEGAKIMCVLGAANMDPVKWGDPDVFRVDRRPTGHMAFGAGIHGCVGQNIARGELEALLSVLARKVARIEPAGDAVWRPNNAIRALDRLPLKLIPN from the coding sequence ATGACCTTGATCGAAGGCCATCGCTCGCTGACCCCGGATGCGGGCATTCCCGTTCTGGACATCGACCCCTATGCCGACGCAACGCTGCGCAATCCCACGCCGTATTACACCGCGCTGCGTGATGCAGGGCCGCTGGTTTATGTTCCGCATTACAATGTTCTGGCGGTGGGGCGCTACGAGGAAACGCGTCAGACATTTTCGGATCATGAAACCTTTGTCTCTTCGCGCGGCATCGGCCTGAACGACTTCAATCTCGAAAAGCCGTGGCGTCCGCCCTCGATCATTCTTGAGGTGGACCCACCGGATCACACAAAGACCCGTAAAGTGATGTCCAAAGCGCTGTCGCCAAAGGTCGTGCGAACTCTGATGGACGATTTTCTGGCCACGGCAGAGGCGCTGGTGGACCGTCTTTTGGAGCAATCCGAGATCGAAGGGGTCGCAGATCTGGCCGAGGCCTTTCCAACCGCGGTCTTCCCGCGGGCTGTCGGCATGAAGGACGTCAATCCGCGCCACCTTGTCGACTACGGCGCTATTGTTTTCAACGCCGTCGGACCAGACAATAGTCCGCGCCGACAAGCGATGTCGCGTGCAGCCGAGGTGGGCGGATGGATTTCTGCAGCCTGCGCTCGGGGTCGTCTGACCGATGATGGCCTTGGGGCGCAGGTATATGCTGCGGCTGACGCAGGTGAAATCACGTCGGACGAGGCTGGAATGCTCGTCCGATCATTTCTCTCGGCCGGGGTGGATACCACGGTTACGGGTATCGGCAACGCGTTGTGGTGCTTTTCGCAGAACCCATCACAATGGGAGGCGCTGAAGGCCGACCCGTCACTGGTCCGACCAAGTTTCGAGGAGGTTTTGCGCTATACCTCCCCTGTGCACACCTTCCTACGCACCGCCAACATCGACACCCACATCGCGGACCATCCGGTGCCAGAGGGTGCCAAGATCATGTGCGTTTTGGGGGCAGCTAATATGGACCCTGTCAAATGGGGTGATCCAGATGTCTTCCGCGTCGACCGCAGGCCCACCGGACATATGGCTTTTGGTGCCGGTATCCACGGATGTGTTGGGCAGAACATTGCAAGAGGCGAACTGGAGGCTTTGTTGTCGGTTCTAGCGCGCAAAGTCGCCCGGATCGAACCCGCAGGTGACGCCGTCTGGCGACCGAACAACGCCATTCGCGCACTTGACCGGCTCCCTTTGAAACTGATCCCGAACTGA
- a CDS encoding 2Fe-2S iron-sulfur cluster-binding protein produces the protein MIKVTYIQPDGREATVKARPGDSVMQTALNNNVPGIIAECGGSMACATCHVYVAEAWQTQAGARKDGEEDMLDCAMSEMRDTSRLSCQIKLTEALDGLRVYLPEEQG, from the coding sequence ATGATCAAAGTGACCTACATCCAGCCTGACGGCCGTGAGGCAACTGTAAAAGCCCGCCCCGGCGATAGCGTAATGCAGACCGCGCTGAACAACAACGTGCCCGGTATCATTGCTGAATGCGGCGGCTCCATGGCGTGCGCCACTTGCCATGTCTACGTGGCCGAGGCGTGGCAGACTCAAGCCGGCGCCCGAAAGGACGGCGAGGAAGACATGCTTGATTGTGCCATGTCCGAAATGAGGGACACCTCGCGCCTGTCTTGTCAGATCAAGCTGACCGAGGCGCTTGATGGATTGCGTGTATACCTTCCGGAGGAACAGGGGTGA